Proteins encoded together in one Mastomys coucha isolate ucsf_1 unplaced genomic scaffold, UCSF_Mcou_1 pScaffold16, whole genome shotgun sequence window:
- the Sertm1 gene encoding serine-rich and transmembrane domain-containing protein 1, translated as MSEADPSSGFAGSVENGTFLELFPTSLSTSVDSSSGHLSNVYIYVSIFLSLLAFLLLLLIIALQRLKNIISSSSSYPEYPSDAGSSFTNLEVCSISSQRSTFSNLSS; from the coding sequence ATGTCGGAGGCTGACCCATCATCTGGATTTGCGGGAAGTGTGGAGAATGGAACTTTCCTGGAGCTGTTTCCCACATCGCTATCCACGTCGGTGGACTCGTCCTCGGGCCACCTGTCCAATGTCTACATCTATGTCTCCATATTCCTCAGCCTCCTGGctttcctgcttctgctgctgaTCATCGCTCTCCAGAGGCTGAAAAACATcatctcctccagctcctcctacCCAGAGTATCCTAGTGACGCTGGGAGTTCTTTCACCAACCTAGAAGTGTGTAGTATTTCCTCTCAGAGGTCAACGTTTTCAAATCTCTCATCCTGA